The sequence below is a genomic window from Thermoflavifilum sp..
GCTTCGATTTGTTCCCTGAAAGCCTTGTTGAAACTCCATACACTACCGCCGAGTGCGGCACCTGCAATAAGGGTGGGCGCTGCTGAGCTGGAATTTCCGGATTGCACGAAAGCCGGCCCCAATAAACTGGTGCCTATACCTAAATAGCCCAGCGCACGGAAACGTCGAGCCTGACGGTATTTCTGTTGTATTTCATTTTGAAAATCAGCGGGCAAAGGTTTAAATAAGCTATCCACCTGCTGAGCATCAGCCTTGAAGATGCAAAACAGGATCGACAAGCTCATCCAGATTTTGTCCATGCTTACAAAACTAATCGGAAAGCTGATAAAAGGCAAGCGGGTAACAGAAAGGAGCGTGTTTAAAATTTGTTTTTCCACATCATGCTTTCCACAGGCTTATAGGAGCGTTGGTTGTATTTTGCATCCGGTTTGCGATCGTACGTGTTGATGACATCGCCGTCGACCGGAAAATAGATAAGCTGCCCGATGGGCATACCTGCATAAATCCGAACGGGCTGAACAACCGAAATCTCAAGCGTCCAGGTATTACAGAATCCCACATCGCCTTTGCCTGCCGTCGCGTGAATATGAATGCCCAGTCGGCCGGTAGATGATTTACCTTCAAGAAAGGGAACAAAAGCATGTGTTTCCGTGTATTCCTGCGTTACACCCAGATACAGAATACCGGGTTTCAATACATAACCGTTTTCGGGAATTTCGATCTCTTCAATGAGATTATGTTTTCGTGCATCCAGTTCATAGTCGCGATACACGGCTAAATATTTGCCGAGATGAACATCATAAGAATTGCTTCCCAGATATTCCCGGTTAAAAGGTTCGATGACGATATTGCCTTTTTCAATTTCTTCGAGGATACGTTTGTCGGAAAGGATCATACGCATTTAGAATAAAGTTGCCCTGCAAGTGGCATGTCTCGCAAAAATATTATAATTGTATGATTGTTATGCCTCTGATCGAAAACATTCAGCTGGATGTGCATACCCGACTGGGTATCTGGCATATCACTGAAAAAGAAGAATTTTTTTTACCACACGTTTCGTTGAGCCGGGATATCACCCATCCCTACAAACGTCTTCAACATGTGGCAGGCCGTTATTTACTCACCCGGCTCTGCCCGTCGT
It includes:
- the dcd gene encoding dCTP deaminase; its protein translation is MRMILSDKRILEEIEKGNIVIEPFNREYLGSNSYDVHLGKYLAVYRDYELDARKHNLIEEIEIPENGYVLKPGILYLGVTQEYTETHAFVPFLEGKSSTGRLGIHIHATAGKGDVGFCNTWTLEISVVQPVRIYAGMPIGQLIYFPVDGDVINTYDRKPDAKYNQRSYKPVESMMWKNKF